The Helicobacter pylori genome contains a region encoding:
- the hopL gene encoding Hop family outer membrane protein HopL, translating into MIKKAKKFIPFFLIGSLLAEDNGWYMSVGYQIGGTQQFINNKQLLENQNIINSITQSAINIAGPTTGLITLSSQSVIDALGYGVSNTVGNQLEGISNILNQIGKRKDFFSSRQISNISQQIIGLKGSSDPLKAHSSQITAKLLSNTQSAFDQGIALSSNIISSINSLNPSNNAKEVKAQLQNTAQSMAELLQQVEHSITKTTSTTYAQSLLSNLTDAVNASSNNTTYVSALVNALNTLGVGVFPTTTTTHVVLNPPGQIVFYPTNSILGSTSSNTNNQQQYNNTLLMNTLQGELSANNQNNPNGCANQVQCLEQFIQNLAPLATTPTSNNQANQQVQAIAQKLQSVAINTLDNNAINNTTYNLNNLHNALNFQAYESTIEQYNNALKQITWISFTEPKNLLKNTSNNYQIGTVTNAQGQNISAYDCTSATGSLSSDTSNGISCSATSSTSSTNNTSSFDNSLVATSKVQTIGGKEQIGVNSFNLVSQVWSVYSSLKTSEANLQKNAQILCPNGSNGSQNTCNNNNSSGGLSISGNSQLQNILSSTSGTSANTQAKSNASKLKATVMVNNEEEAKTTSFNQSSGATTQSPNSTVMGALNAVLQNVSNFQQSIQSAFQNQESNIQAWANAIYNTNGNRSQEMTPNTNQDLRIQLRANFYQLINTINQQVPTDMNALIAQSQQTQQASGSASTNNACTSGMNGSGSNWCNQQWSDSKAYYSGLQSALGYQTQATTQSNSSGGNSITYNVQQITLTSNGLLNNIISSLKGFNSGGNNGGNGGSSGSGNGTSQITTAYQMLTDASEGKLGTYNSSSSGGGGSGGGGGGSSNNNGYQTCNKTNGSSGSGSNCYEPNKQQSATTATTNENNSLQKVYNDAQKIANIIASSGNNKGVENGLKQFFEALKNNSSSLSNLCGNGSSGSSGATCTGGLINLLGAIPTNGVSDTNNLINLLTEFIKTAGFIQNNDNNSSSTSLTSAFQAITSAISQGFQALQNDISPNAILTLLQEITSNTTTIQSFSQTLRQLLGDKTFFMVQQKLIDAMINARNQVQNAQNQANNYGSQPILSQYVAAKSTQHGMSNGLGVGLGYKYFFGKARKLGLRHYFFFDYGFSEIGLANQSMKANIFAYGVGTDFLWNLFRRTYNTKALNFGLFAGVQLGGATWLSSLRQQIIDNWGNANGIHSTNFQVALNFGVRTNFAEFKRFAKKFHNQGVISQKSVEFGIKVPLINQAYLRSAGADVSYRRLYTFYINYIMGF; encoded by the coding sequence ATGATAAAAAAAGCTAAAAAATTTATACCATTCTTTTTGATTGGCTCTCTCTTAGCTGAAGACAATGGCTGGTATATGTCTGTAGGCTATCAAATCGGTGGCACGCAACAATTTATCAATAACAAACAACTTTTAGAAAATCAAAACATCATCAACAGCATCACCCAAAGCGCGATCAATATTGCAGGGCCTACTACCGGCCTTATCACTTTAAGCTCTCAAAGCGTCATTGACGCTTTAGGCTATGGCGTGAGTAATACCGTGGGCAACCAATTAGAGGGCATTTCTAATATCTTGAATCAAATTGGCAAAAGAAAAGATTTTTTTTCTAGCCGTCAAATCTCTAACATTTCCCAACAAATCATAGGGCTTAAAGGAAGCTCTGATCCCTTGAAAGCCCATTCTTCACAAATCACAGCCAAACTCCTTTCTAACACCCAGAGCGCATTTGATCAAGGCATCGCGCTAAGCTCTAACATCATTAGCTCTATCAACAGCCTTAATCCCAGCAACAACGCCAAAGAAGTCAAAGCCCAGCTCCAAAACACCGCGCAATCCATGGCAGAATTATTGCAACAAGTTGAACACAGCATCACTAAAACCACTAGCACCACTTACGCGCAATCCTTACTCTCCAATCTGACCGATGCGGTGAATGCCTCTAGCAATAATACCACTTATGTGAGCGCTCTTGTTAACGCTTTAAACACTTTAGGGGTGGGGGTTTTCCCCACCACAACCACAACGCATGTGGTGCTAAACCCACCGGGACAAATCGTATTTTATCCCACTAATTCCATTTTAGGCTCCACTTCTTCAAACACCAACAACCAACAACAATACAACAACACCCTTTTAATGAACACCTTACAAGGGGAATTAAGCGCTAATAATCAAAATAACCCCAATGGTTGCGCCAATCAAGTCCAGTGTTTAGAGCAATTCATCCAAAATTTAGCCCCTTTAGCCACAACCCCCACTTCAAATAACCAAGCCAACCAGCAAGTCCAAGCCATCGCTCAAAAGCTTCAAAGCGTTGCTATCAACACTTTAGACAACAATGCAATCAACAACACCACCTATAATTTAAACAACTTGCATAACGCTTTGAATTTCCAAGCCTATGAAAGCACGATAGAACAATACAATAACGCTTTAAAACAAATTACTTGGATTAGTTTTACTGAGCCTAAAAACTTGCTCAAAAACACTTCTAATAACTACCAAATCGGCACCGTTACCAACGCTCAAGGGCAAAATATCAGCGCCTATGATTGCACAAGCGCTACCGGGAGTCTTTCTAGCGATACTTCTAATGGGATTTCATGCTCAGCCACAAGCTCCACAAGCTCCACGAATAACACAAGCAGTTTTGATAATTCTTTAGTCGCTACCTCCAAAGTCCAAACCATAGGGGGCAAAGAGCAGATCGGCGTGAATTCTTTTAACCTTGTTTCTCAAGTGTGGAGCGTTTATAGCTCTTTAAAAACTTCAGAAGCCAATTTGCAAAAAAACGCTCAGATACTATGCCCAAATGGCAGTAACGGATCGCAAAATACATGCAATAACAACAATTCTTCAGGGGGTTTGAGCATCAGCGGGAACTCCCAATTGCAAAATATTTTAAGCTCTACTAGTGGGACTAGTGCTAATACTCAAGCTAAAAGCAACGCTTCCAAACTAAAAGCGACGGTAATGGTGAATAATGAAGAAGAAGCCAAAACGACTAGCTTCAATCAAAGCAGTGGGGCAACCACTCAATCCCCTAACAGCACGGTGATGGGCGCTTTAAATGCCGTATTGCAAAATGTCAGCAATTTCCAACAAAGCATTCAAAGCGCTTTTCAAAACCAAGAAAGCAATATCCAAGCTTGGGCGAATGCGATTTATAACACTAACGGGAATCGGTCGCAAGAGATGACACCTAACACTAACCAAGATTTACGCATCCAATTAAGAGCGAATTTCTACCAGCTCATCAATACCATTAACCAGCAAGTGCCTACAGACATGAACGCTTTAATCGCTCAGAGCCAACAAACCCAGCAAGCAAGCGGATCAGCAAGCACAAATAACGCATGCACGAGCGGAATGAATGGGAGTGGTAGTAACTGGTGCAATCAGCAATGGTCAGATTCTAAGGCTTATTACAGCGGGTTACAAAGCGCTTTAGGGTATCAAACACAAGCGACAACTCAAAGCAACAGCAGTGGTGGGAACAGCATCACCTACAATGTCCAACAAATCACGCTCACTAGTAATGGGTTGCTCAATAACATCATTTCATCTCTTAAGGGTTTTAATAGTGGCGGAAATAATGGGGGTAATGGGGGGAGCAGTGGAAGCGGAAATGGAACTAGTCAAATCACTACAGCCTACCAAATGCTCACAGACGCCAGCGAGGGAAAGCTTGGGACTTATAACAGCAGTAGCAGTGGGGGTGGTGGGAGTGGTGGCGGAGGTGGCGGTAGCAGTAATAACAACGGCTATCAAACTTGCAATAAGACCAATGGATCAAGCGGTAGCGGGAGCAATTGTTATGAACCCAACAAACAACAAAGCGCCACCACCGCAACCACTAACGAAAACAATAGCTTACAAAAAGTCTATAATGACGCTCAAAAAATAGCCAACATTATCGCCAGCTCTGGGAATAATAAAGGCGTTGAAAACGGCTTAAAACAATTCTTTGAAGCGTTAAAAAATAATAGTAGCAGTCTCAGTAATTTGTGCGGTAATGGCAGTAGCGGTAGTAGTGGCGCTACTTGCACCGGTGGGCTTATCAACCTTTTAGGGGCAATCCCCACAAATGGGGTGAGCGATACGAATAATTTAATTAATTTGCTCACCGAATTTATTAAAACCGCTGGGTTTATCCAAAATAATGACAATAATAGCAGTAGTACTAGCTTAACAAGTGCTTTTCAAGCCATTACGAGCGCTATTTCTCAAGGGTTTCAAGCCTTACAAAACGATATTAGCCCTAATGCGATTTTAACCTTGCTCCAAGAAATCACTTCTAACACCACCACCATTCAGTCATTCTCGCAAACCTTACGGCAGCTTTTAGGGGACAAAACATTCTTTATGGTGCAACAAAAACTCATTGATGCGATGATTAACGCTAGAAATCAGGTTCAAAACGCGCAAAATCAAGCCAATAACTACGGCTCTCAACCCATTTTAAGCCAGTATGTGGCCGCTAAAAGCACCCAACATGGCATGAGCAATGGCTTAGGGGTTGGTTTGGGCTATAAATACTTCTTTGGTAAGGCTAGGAAATTAGGCCTTAGGCATTATTTTTTCTTTGATTACGGCTTTAGTGAAATAGGCTTAGCCAATCAAAGCATGAAAGCGAATATCTTTGCTTATGGGGTAGGCACGGATTTTTTATGGAATCTATTCAGGAGGACTTACAACACTAAAGCGTTGAATTTTGGGCTATTTGCTGGGGTCCAACTGGGCGGTGCAACTTGGCTTAGCTCCTTAAGGCAACAAATCATTGACAACTGGGGGAACGCTAATGGCATTCATTCAACGAATTTTCAAGTGGCGCTGAATTTTGGGGTGCGCACCAACTTTGCGGAGTTTAAGCGTTTTGCTAAGAAATTCCACAATCAAGGGGTTATAAGCCAAAAGAGCGTGGAATTTGGGATCAAAGTGCCTCTCATCAATCAAGCGTATTTGAGAAGTGCTGGGGCTGATGTGAGCTATAGGAGGCTTTATACTTTCTATATCAATTACATCATGGGGTTTTAA
- the proC gene encoding pyrroline-5-carboxylate reductase codes for MEILQFIGYGNMAQAILEGSHEILSKRFILEITGRNPEKIAPFLQEKNIQAHIVPYKNAIDIHQKFVFLLFKPYNLKDFNYQGQAKSVLSALAGVGFKALSDAINSSHYLKCMPNIASKFALSSTAVCEKSPMPLISQKALSVIESFGNCVRVGHEELVDASVATNGSALAFLSLVASSLKDAGIREGLNARDSLELVKMSFKGFAKLLEKERPEMIIEQICTPKGATIEGLSVLEKKGVKGAFIEACHESVKKMHPKNYTLKK; via the coding sequence ATGGAAATCTTACAATTCATCGGCTATGGGAATATGGCTCAAGCGATTTTAGAAGGCTCTCATGAAATTTTATCCAAGCGTTTTATTTTAGAGATTACCGGGCGAAATCCTGAAAAAATCGCCCCCTTTTTACAAGAAAAAAACATTCAAGCGCACATCGTTCCCTATAAAAACGCTATTGATATACACCAAAAATTCGTGTTTTTACTTTTTAAGCCTTATAACCTTAAGGATTTTAATTATCAAGGGCAAGCTAAAAGCGTTTTGAGTGCACTAGCTGGCGTGGGTTTTAAAGCTTTAAGCGATGCGATAAATTCTTCACATTATCTCAAATGCATGCCCAATATTGCGAGCAAGTTCGCCCTTTCTTCTACGGCGGTTTGTGAAAAATCACCCATGCCCTTAATAAGCCAAAAGGCTTTGAGCGTTATTGAGAGTTTTGGGAATTGCGTGCGAGTGGGTCATGAAGAGTTGGTGGATGCCAGCGTGGCGACAAACGGGAGCGCGCTTGCGTTTTTAAGCTTGGTAGCAAGCAGTTTGAAAGATGCCGGTATTAGAGAGGGCTTGAACGCTAGAGATTCTTTAGAATTGGTGAAAATGAGTTTTAAAGGCTTTGCCAAGCTGTTAGAAAAAGAACGCCCCGAGATGATTATAGAGCAAATTTGCACCCCTAAAGGCGCAACGATTGAAGGCTTGAGCGTTTTAGAAAAAAAGGGGGTTAAGGGAGCGTTTATAGAAGCATGCCATGAAAGCGTGAAAAAAATGCACCCTAAAAATTACACTCTTAAAAAATAA
- the fic gene encoding protein adenylyltransferase Fic, with protein sequence MHLDRQSLEKAKHLIQSGLIDTIEVGTIKGLQEIHWFLFEGLYEFAGKIRDKNISKGNFRFANCLYLDLILPRIESMPQSHFNQIIEKYVEMNIAHPFLEGNGRATRIWLDLLLKKELKKIVLWDRIDKAAYLSATERSPVNDLEIKTLLKKHLSSNTNDPLTFIKGITQSYYYEGL encoded by the coding sequence ATGCATTTAGACAGGCAGAGTTTAGAAAAAGCCAAGCATTTGATCCAAAGCGGTCTGATTGACACCATAGAAGTAGGCACAATCAAGGGCTTGCAAGAAATCCATTGGTTTTTGTTTGAAGGGTTGTATGAATTTGCTGGGAAAATCAGGGATAAAAACATTTCTAAAGGGAATTTCAGGTTCGCTAACTGCCTGTATTTGGATTTGATTTTACCCAGAATTGAGAGCATGCCGCAAAGCCATTTCAATCAAATCATAGAAAAATATGTGGAAATGAATATCGCTCACCCTTTTTTGGAGGGTAATGGCAGAGCGACTAGGATATGGCTTGATTTGTTGCTTAAAAAGGAATTGAAAAAAATCGTGCTTTGGGATAGGATTGATAAAGCCGCTTATTTGAGTGCAACAGAAAGGAGTCCCGTGAATGATTTGGAAATCAAAACGCTTTTAAAAAAACATTTGAGTTCTAATACCAACGATCCCTTAACTTTCATTAAAGGTATTACGCAGTCGTATTATTATGAAGGGCTTTGA
- the ybeY gene encoding rRNA maturation RNase YbeY: MLEIDNQTPLESDFLLLEKIANVLAPTQIIELVLVSDETMREINRDLRGCDYATDVLSFPLEAIPHTPLGSVVINAPLAQTNALKLGHSLEDEIALLFIHGVLHLLGYDHEKDKGEQRQKESELIKAFNLPLSLIERTQD; encoded by the coding sequence ATGCTAGAAATAGACAACCAAACTCCGCTAGAATCAGACTTTTTATTATTAGAAAAAATCGCAAATGTTTTAGCCCCCACTCAAATTATTGAGCTTGTTTTAGTGAGCGATGAAACCATGCGAGAAATCAACAGGGATTTAAGGGGTTGCGATTACGCTACCGATGTTTTGAGCTTCCCTTTAGAAGCCATTCCTCACACCCCTTTAGGGAGCGTTGTCATTAATGCGCCATTAGCTCAAACAAACGCCCTGAAATTAGGGCATAGCTTAGAAGATGAGATCGCTCTTTTATTCATTCATGGGGTGTTGCACTTGTTAGGCTATGACCATGAAAAAGATAAGGGCGAACAACGCCAAAAAGAGAGCGAACTCATTAAAGCTTTTAACTTGCCTTTGAGTTTGATTGAACGGACGCAAGATTGA
- a CDS encoding flavodoxin, whose amino-acid sequence MGKIGIFFGTDSGNAEAIAEKISKAIGNAEVVDVAKASKEQFNGFTKVILVAPTAGAGDLQTDWEDFLGTLEASDFANKTIALVGLGDQDTYSETFAEGIFHIYEKAKAGKVVGQTPTDGYHFEASKAVEGGKFVGLVIDEDNQDDLTDERISKWVEQIKGSFA is encoded by the coding sequence ATGGGAAAAATTGGTATCTTTTTTGGGACAGACAGCGGGAACGCTGAAGCTATCGCTGAAAAAATCAGCAAGGCTATTGGTAATGCTGAAGTGGTTGATGTGGCTAAGGCTTCTAAAGAGCAATTCAATGGCTTTACAAAGGTTATTTTAGTCGCTCCAACAGCGGGTGCGGGCGATTTGCAAACAGATTGGGAAGACTTTTTAGGCACGCTAGAAGCGAGCGATTTTGCGAATAAAACCATTGCTCTTGTAGGCTTAGGCGATCAAGACACTTACAGCGAAACTTTTGCAGAAGGCATTTTCCACATTTATGAAAAAGCTAAAGCCGGTAAAGTGGTAGGGCAAACTCCCACTGATGGTTATCATTTTGAGGCTTCTAAAGCGGTAGAAGGCGGTAAATTCGTGGGTCTTGTGATTGATGAAGACAATCAAGACGATCTCACTGATGAGAGGATTTCAAAATGGGTAGAACAAATTAAAGGTTCTTTCGCTTAA
- a CDS encoding DedA family protein produces the protein MQEALLRFQEGFKEWGYLILFVYSLGGGYVGIVIASILSATTHALDIKITILVAFVGNLIGSGALVVFARYQKREFLQYFQKHRRKLALASLWVKRYALLMIFVNKYLYGIKSVVPLAIGFSKYPLKRFLWLNVLSSFLWALIVGSVSFQASDWVKTLYERLSHYTSFFLVGLVLVLLLIWFLLKRYSRKMGF, from the coding sequence ATGCAAGAAGCGTTGTTGCGTTTTCAAGAGGGTTTTAAGGAGTGGGGTTATCTTATTTTGTTTGTGTATTCTTTAGGGGGTGGGTATGTGGGGATTGTCATCGCTTCTATTTTGAGCGCGACCACGCACGCTTTGGACATAAAAATAACCATTCTTGTCGCTTTTGTAGGGAATTTAATAGGGAGTGGGGCTCTTGTAGTCTTTGCCCGCTATCAAAAAAGAGAATTTTTGCAATATTTCCAAAAGCACAGAAGAAAGCTTGCTTTAGCGAGTTTGTGGGTGAAACGCTACGCCTTGCTCATGATTTTTGTCAATAAATATTTGTATGGGATTAAAAGCGTTGTGCCTTTGGCGATTGGTTTTAGCAAATACCCTTTAAAAAGATTTTTATGGCTTAATGTTTTATCCAGTTTTTTGTGGGCGCTGATCGTGGGGAGCGTTTCTTTTCAAGCGAGCGATTGGGTGAAAACGCTGTATGAAAGGCTTTCTCATTACACCTCGTTTTTTCTTGTTGGTTTGGTTCTTGTGTTGCTTTTGATATGGTTTTTATTGAAACGATATTCGCGCAAAATGGGTTTTTAA
- the ccoS gene encoding cbb3-type cytochrome oxidase assembly protein CcoS produces the protein MNTEILTIMLVVSVLMGLVGLIAFLWGVKSGQFDDEKRMLESVLYDSTSDLNEAILQEKRQKN, from the coding sequence ATGAATACAGAAATTTTAACCATCATGTTAGTTGTCTCAGTGCTTATGGGATTGGTAGGCTTAATAGCGTTTTTATGGGGGGTTAAAAGCGGTCAGTTTGACGATGAAAAACGCATGCTTGAAAGCGTGTTGTATGATAGCACGAGCGATTTGAACGAAGCGATTTTACAAGAAAAACGCCAAAAGAATTAA
- a CDS encoding NAD(P)-binding domain-containing protein, which produces MNQEILDVLIVGAGPGGIATAVECEIAGVKKVLLCEKTESHSGMLEKFYKAGKRIDKDYKKQVVELKGHIPFKDSFKEETLDNFTNLLKEYHITPSYKTDIESVKKEGEHFKITTTSNTTYHAKFVVVAIGKMGQPNRPTAYKIPVALSKQVVFSINDCKENEKTLVIGGGNSAVEYAIALCKTTPTTLNYRKKEFSRINEDNAKNLQEVLDNNTLKSKLGVDIESLEEDNTQIKVNFTDNTSESFDRLLYAIGGSTPLEFFKRCSLELDPSTNIPVVKENLESNNIPNLFIVGDILFKSGASIATALNHGYDVAQEIAKRLRS; this is translated from the coding sequence ATGAACCAAGAAATTTTAGATGTATTGATAGTGGGCGCAGGGCCTGGGGGCATTGCCACGGCCGTAGAATGCGAAATAGCCGGCGTTAAAAAAGTGCTTTTATGCGAAAAAACCGAGAGCCATTCAGGCATGTTGGAAAAGTTTTATAAGGCCGGTAAAAGGATTGATAAAGATTATAAAAAGCAAGTCGTAGAGCTTAAAGGGCATATCCCTTTTAAAGACAGCTTTAAAGAAGAAACTTTAGATAATTTCACTAACCTTTTAAAAGAGTATCACATCACGCCAAGCTATAAAACCGATATTGAGAGCGTGAAAAAAGAAGGCGAACACTTTAAAATCACCACCACTTCTAACACAACCTATCATGCTAAATTTGTGGTGGTTGCGATCGGAAAAATGGGCCAACCAAACCGCCCCACTGCTTATAAAATCCCTGTTGCGCTCTCCAAACAAGTGGTTTTTAGCATCAATGATTGTAAGGAAAATGAAAAAACCCTTGTGATCGGCGGAGGCAACTCAGCGGTGGAATACGCCATTGCTTTGTGTAAAACCACCCCTACCACCCTCAATTACCGCAAAAAAGAATTCAGCCGTATCAATGAAGACAACGCTAAAAATTTGCAAGAAGTCCTAGATAATAACACGCTTAAAAGCAAGCTTGGAGTGGATATTGAAAGCCTAGAAGAGGATAACACTCAAATCAAGGTTAACTTCACCGATAACACGAGTGAGAGTTTTGATCGCTTGCTGTATGCGATCGGCGGCTCTACCCCTTTAGAGTTTTTTAAACGCTGTTCTTTAGAATTAGATCCTAGCACCAATATCCCTGTGGTGAAGGAAAACTTAGAGAGCAACAATATCCCTAATTTGTTCATCGTGGGCGATATTTTATTCAAATCAGGGGCGAGCATCGCTACCGCACTCAATCATGGCTATGATGTTGCGCAAGAAATCGCTAAAAGGTTGCGTTCTTAA
- a CDS encoding HP1165 family MFS efflux transporter, whose amino-acid sequence MLRKNILAYYGANFLLIIAQSLPHAILTPLLLSKGLSLSEILLVQTFFSFCVLVAEYPSGVLADLMSRKNLFLVSNAFLIASFSFVLFFDSFIFMLVAWGLYGLYSACSSGTIEASLITDIKENKKDLSRFLAKNNQIAYLGMIIGSSLGSFLYLKVHAMLYIVGIFLIMLCALTIIIYFKEKEEDFKSQKSLKLLKEQVKGSLKELKDNPKLKILLVGHLITPVFFMSHFQMWQAYFLKQGIKEQYLFIFYIAFQVISILIHFLKASNYSQKIALSSLLVLLGVSPLLLMNVPYLFIGVYALMVAFFTYMSYCLGYQFSKFVSKNNISSLSSLLSSCVRMVSVLILSLSSLELRYFSPLTIITMHFALTLIALFFFLYKAKPFAE is encoded by the coding sequence ATGTTAAGAAAAAACATTTTAGCTTACTATGGGGCGAATTTTCTCTTAATCATCGCTCAAAGCTTACCCCATGCGATTTTAACCCCCTTGTTGCTTTCTAAAGGGCTTAGTTTGAGTGAAATCTTGCTCGTGCAAACCTTTTTTAGTTTTTGCGTGCTAGTGGCTGAATACCCAAGCGGCGTTTTAGCGGATTTGATGAGCCGGAAAAATTTATTCCTTGTTTCTAATGCCTTTTTAATCGCTAGTTTTTCATTTGTGCTATTTTTTGATAGCTTTATTTTCATGCTTGTAGCATGGGGGTTGTATGGTTTGTATAGCGCATGCTCTAGTGGCACGATTGAAGCTTCACTCATCACAGATATTAAAGAAAATAAAAAGGATTTGTCCCGGTTTTTAGCTAAAAACAATCAAATCGCTTATTTGGGCATGATTATAGGGAGTTCTTTGGGGTCGTTTTTGTATCTCAAAGTCCATGCGATGCTGTATATCGTGGGGATTTTTTTAATCATGCTCTGTGCGCTAACGATCATCATTTATTTTAAAGAAAAAGAAGAGGATTTTAAAAGCCAAAAAAGTTTGAAACTCCTTAAAGAACAGGTCAAAGGCAGTCTTAAAGAGCTTAAAGATAACCCCAAGCTTAAAATTTTGTTGGTGGGGCATTTGATTACGCCTGTTTTTTTTATGAGCCATTTTCAAATGTGGCAAGCGTATTTTTTAAAACAAGGCATTAAAGAGCAATACCTTTTTATATTTTATATCGCTTTTCAAGTGATTTCCATCCTCATTCATTTTTTAAAAGCTTCAAATTACAGCCAAAAAATCGCCCTAAGTTCGCTTTTGGTGTTACTGGGCGTTAGCCCCTTATTGCTTATGAATGTCCCTTATTTATTCATAGGGGTGTATGCGCTCATGGTGGCGTTTTTCACTTACATGAGTTATTGCTTGGGGTATCAATTCTCCAAATTCGTTTCTAAAAACAACATTTCATCGCTCTCATCGCTTTTATCAAGCTGTGTGCGCATGGTCTCTGTGCTAATCTTATCGCTCAGCAGTTTGGAACTGCGTTACTTCTCGCCCCTAACTATCATAACCATGCATTTTGCCCTAACGCTTATAGCGCTCTTTTTCTTTTTGTATAAGGCTAAGCCGTTTGCTGAGTGA
- the pgi gene encoding glucose-6-phosphate isomerase, whose amino-acid sequence MLTQLKTYPKLLKHYEEIKEAHMRDWFSKDKERASRYFVQFESLSLDYSKNRLNDTTLKLLFELADDCSLKEKIEAMFKGEKINTTEKRAVLHTALRSLNDTEILLDNMEVLKSIRSVLKRMRAFSDSVRSGKRLGYTNQVITDIVNIGIGGSDLGALMVCTALKRYAHPRLKMHFVSNVDGTQILDVLEKLNPASTLFIVASKTFSTQETLTNALTARKWFVERSGDEKHIAKHFVAVSTNKEAVQQFGIDEHNMFEFWDFVGGRYSLWSAIGLSIMIYLGKKNFNALLKGAYLMDEHFRNAPFESNLPVLMGLIGVWYINFFQSKSHLIAPYDQYLRHFPKFIQQLDMESNGKRISKKGETIPYDTCPVVWGDMGINAQHAFFQLLHQGTHLIPIDFIASLDKKPNAKGHHEILFSNVLAQAQAFMKGKSYEEALGELLFKGLDKDEAKDLAHHRVFFGNRPSNILLLEKISPSNIGALVALYEHKVFVQGVIWDINSFDQWGVELGKELAVPILQELEGHKSNAYFDSSTKHLIELYKNYNQ is encoded by the coding sequence ATGCTAACCCAATTAAAAACTTATCCAAAATTACTCAAACATTATGAAGAAATCAAAGAAGCGCATATGCGCGATTGGTTTTCTAAAGACAAAGAGCGAGCGAGCCGCTATTTCGTGCAATTTGAAAGCTTGAGCTTGGATTATTCCAAAAACCGCTTGAACGATACCACTTTAAAGCTTCTTTTTGAATTAGCGGATGATTGCTCTTTAAAAGAAAAGATTGAGGCGATGTTTAAGGGCGAAAAAATCAACACCACCGAAAAAAGGGCCGTCTTACACACCGCTTTAAGAAGCTTGAATGACACTGAAATTTTACTAGACAACATGGAAGTGTTAAAAAGTATTAGGAGCGTTTTAAAACGCATGCGAGCCTTTAGCGATAGCGTGAGGAGCGGTAAAAGGCTAGGCTATACCAATCAAGTGATCACCGATATTGTCAATATCGGTATTGGGGGGTCAGATTTAGGTGCTTTAATGGTTTGCACCGCCTTAAAACGCTACGCCCACCCGAGATTAAAAATGCATTTTGTGTCTAATGTGGATGGCACACAGATTTTAGATGTTTTAGAAAAACTCAATCCAGCCAGCACGCTTTTTATCGTGGCTTCTAAGACTTTTTCCACTCAAGAAACCTTAACCAACGCCCTAACCGCAAGAAAATGGTTTGTAGAAAGAAGCGGCGATGAAAAGCATATCGCTAAGCACTTTGTGGCGGTATCCACCAACAAAGAAGCCGTCCAACAATTTGGCATTGACGAGCACAACATGTTTGAATTTTGGGATTTTGTAGGGGGGCGCTATAGTTTGTGGTCGGCTATTGGCTTATCCATTATGATCTATTTAGGGAAAAAAAATTTTAACGCTCTTTTGAAAGGAGCGTATTTGATGGATGAGCATTTTAGAAACGCCCCTTTTGAAAGCAATTTACCCGTTTTAATGGGGCTAATTGGCGTGTGGTATATCAATTTTTTCCAATCCAAAAGCCATTTAATCGCTCCTTACGATCAGTATTTAAGGCATTTCCCTAAATTCATTCAGCAATTAGATATGGAAAGCAATGGCAAACGCATCAGCAAAAAAGGCGAAACCATCCCCTATGACACCTGCCCTGTTGTTTGGGGCGATATGGGCATTAACGCTCAGCACGCCTTTTTCCAGCTCTTGCATCAAGGCACGCATTTAATACCCATTGATTTTATCGCTTCCTTAGACAAAAAGCCTAACGCTAAAGGCCACCACGAGATTTTATTCAGCAATGTTTTAGCGCAAGCGCAAGCCTTCATGAAAGGCAAGAGTTATGAAGAAGCGCTTGGGGAATTGCTCTTTAAAGGCTTAGACAAAGATGAAGCCAAAGATCTAGCCCACCACAGGGTATTTTTTGGCAACCGCCCCTCTAATATCCTTTTATTAGAAAAGATTTCACCAAGTAATATAGGGGCTTTAGTGGCTCTTTATGAGCATAAAGTCTTTGTGCAAGGGGTTATTTGGGATATTAACAGCTTTGATCAATGGGGCGTGGAGCTTGGGAAAGAACTGGCCGTGCCGATTTTACAAGAATTAGAAGGGCATAAAAGCAACGCTTATTTTGACAGCTCCACTAAGCATTTAATAGAATTGTATAAAAATTACAACCAATAG